A single Comamonas sp. NLF-1-9 DNA region contains:
- a CDS encoding alpha-2-macroglobulin has product MLQRSTWAGLGLAAMLALASGAAQALTVVSVSPRGEVAQVRQVVVSFDAPAVRFGDPKADDPYALSCSDAIAARGQARWLSDRRWVFDFAADLPPGVRCTLTPRPDFKPAEGASWKRATSYQFNTGGPFVQRVYPGSWGSIEEQQYFILQLNGDASAASIAEHVWCDLEGVGERVPVRAIDGAEREALLRARQLWEAAQKAPLRYPVLTCARRAAPDSHLELVYDQGVSTPSGIANRVARRYKFTVRAPFSAEFSCERENAQAACLPIRPMRLSFNAPVVRKLAMGIRLKGGGQTLTPQQDEGVQPADDDVVQAVSFAGPLSADTAYVLELPAGFQDASGRLLDNADSFPLKVATGAQPPLAKFAAAPFGIIERYAEGPDGPALLPVTLRRVEQQLKVQGLQPVADAGKVSTLRPQSDAEIIDWLRRVEQLEELWIKRSDAQPLVRDPLPPPMRAEPTQQEREAGYYTPDEATYVQSRRLSLLAGQPGVKKLDLPGPDKGDVRPFEVVGIPLDAGFNVVEIASPLLGQALLDERYGSTRAMYVRTTALVTNLAVHFKLGRENALAWVTTLDQGRPVADASVRVSDCKGKTLATARTGADGIARLEGLSPEAPSCDGPNYWRQAYFVSARAQDDLAFTWSDWQRGIEPWRFNLPISTSPAADSVAHTVFDRTLVRAGETVSMKHLLREQNGQGLALPRERPNQLIITHVGSGQQFRQPLHWQSTPTGGLSALSSFALAPAAHLGQYQVNLGWSQGGRQFEGGSFRVEEFRLPVFEGRIAPVASGPLVRVGALPTAVQVAYVSGGPAAQLPVRVSAVLRERSVDFEDYPGFSFSAPQERAGDGEDDGDAPEPAPRQRVVADKLALTLDDSGSGQVTLPELPPSRQPQELLLEADYADPNGEIQTLRSTQTLWPAAVVAGIKTEGWASSGERVRFRALALDLDGNVLKGVPLSVQALARSTTTSRKRLVGGFYSYDNRKQTQDLGTVCTGVSDKRGLVLCEAKLSQPGEVQLVATARDKDGNEAQAATSLWITRQGELWFGGEDHDRIDLLPEKREYAPGDTARLQVRMPFRHATALVSVEREGILATQVMELDGKDPTIELKIDERWSPNVYVSALVLRGRLREVPWYSFFTWGFKSPRQWWRAFREEGKQYIPPTAMVDLSRPAFRLGAAELRVGTAAHRIDVKLTTDQPSYQVRGKAKVTVQATLPDGKPAAHAQVALAAVDKALLELMPNTSWNLLQAMLQRRYWGVSTSTAQMEIIGRRHYGKKAAPAGGGGGHAQTRELLDTLLLWQPMIELDADGRAQVQVPLNDALTTFEIAAVADAGVALFGTGKTSVRVTQDLQIISGLPPLVREGDHFRAQFTLRNTTEQPMKVQVTPRATLLELPAQSVELAPGQARELGWDVTAPAQLGQTRLQELLWEISARDTLGQAHDALKLSQRLLPAVPLSVQQATLTQLSDSLTLPVAAPRDALPGRGGIKLALQPKLAEGLPGVRDWWANYPYSCLEQLASKAVGMDDGAAWRVLMAQLPTYLDEDGLAYYFAPRSGITHRGSDTLTAYLLAMSSEAARLNPAFALPAESLQAMQAGLTAFVEGRLERRFWSPRKDLELRKLAAIEALSRYGKADARWLRSITIAPNQWPTHAVIDWVNILQRVHGVPRQQEQLAQAMQVLRARLSWQGTRAGFSTDQSDYWWWLMQNGDVNLARLMLTVMDDPAWAQDMGRLANGFIARQQGGAWHTTTANLWGALALQAFSAKFESEPVTGVTRAALGEAQARVDWSRVVRAKASDEGGARHQTSWFGAPAAASNWLNNTMFLPWGKDATQGELRLNHLGGGKPWLTVQSLAAVALKAPFSAGYSVQRSVETVRRADGASAPDQYARGDVLRVTLKVRAQTDMSWVVITDPVPGGATILGSGLGRDSEIATGDEEGSGQAWLAFVERSFEAYRAYYEYLPKGEITLQYTLRLNNAGSFALPPTRVEALYAPEMFGEAPNAPLRVAPPAPAKP; this is encoded by the coding sequence ATGCTGCAGAGATCGACATGGGCAGGGCTGGGCCTGGCCGCCATGCTGGCCCTGGCCAGCGGCGCGGCGCAGGCTCTGACGGTGGTCAGCGTGTCGCCGCGCGGCGAGGTCGCGCAGGTGCGCCAGGTGGTGGTCAGCTTCGATGCGCCGGCCGTGCGCTTTGGCGACCCCAAGGCGGACGATCCGTATGCGCTCTCCTGCAGCGACGCGATTGCCGCGCGCGGGCAGGCGCGCTGGCTCAGCGATCGGCGCTGGGTGTTCGACTTCGCGGCCGATCTGCCGCCCGGCGTGCGCTGCACGCTCACCCCCAGGCCAGACTTCAAACCGGCCGAAGGCGCAAGCTGGAAGCGCGCAACCAGCTATCAATTCAATACCGGTGGGCCTTTTGTCCAGCGCGTCTATCCGGGCAGCTGGGGCAGCATTGAAGAGCAGCAGTACTTCATCTTGCAGCTCAACGGCGATGCCAGCGCAGCCAGCATTGCCGAGCACGTCTGGTGCGACCTGGAAGGCGTGGGCGAGCGCGTGCCGGTGCGCGCCATCGACGGCGCCGAACGCGAGGCGCTGCTGCGCGCACGCCAGCTCTGGGAGGCGGCGCAGAAGGCGCCACTGCGCTACCCGGTGCTCACGTGCGCGCGCCGCGCTGCGCCCGACAGCCACCTGGAGCTGGTCTACGACCAGGGCGTGAGTACGCCCAGCGGCATCGCCAACCGGGTCGCGCGCCGCTACAAGTTCACGGTGCGCGCACCCTTCAGCGCCGAGTTTTCCTGCGAGCGCGAGAACGCCCAGGCCGCCTGCCTGCCGATACGCCCCATGCGGCTCTCCTTCAACGCCCCGGTGGTGCGCAAGCTGGCCATGGGCATACGCCTGAAGGGCGGCGGCCAGACCCTGACGCCGCAGCAGGACGAAGGCGTGCAGCCGGCCGACGACGATGTGGTGCAGGCGGTCAGCTTCGCCGGCCCGCTGAGCGCAGACACCGCCTACGTGCTCGAGCTGCCGGCGGGCTTTCAGGACGCCTCGGGCCGCCTGCTGGACAACGCCGACAGCTTTCCGCTGAAGGTGGCCACGGGCGCGCAGCCGCCGCTGGCCAAGTTTGCCGCCGCGCCCTTTGGCATCATCGAGCGCTACGCCGAAGGGCCGGACGGCCCCGCGCTGCTGCCGGTGACGCTGCGCCGCGTCGAGCAGCAACTCAAGGTGCAGGGCTTGCAGCCCGTGGCCGATGCCGGCAAGGTGAGCACGCTCAGGCCCCAGAGCGACGCCGAAATCATCGACTGGCTGCGCCGCGTCGAGCAGCTCGAGGAGCTGTGGATCAAGCGCAGCGACGCCCAGCCCCTGGTGCGCGACCCGCTGCCCCCGCCGATGCGCGCCGAACCCACGCAGCAGGAGCGCGAAGCCGGCTACTACACCCCGGACGAGGCCACTTATGTGCAGTCGCGCCGCCTGTCGCTGCTGGCCGGCCAGCCGGGCGTGAAGAAACTCGATCTGCCCGGGCCCGACAAGGGCGATGTGCGGCCCTTCGAGGTGGTGGGCATACCGCTGGACGCGGGCTTCAACGTGGTGGAGATCGCCTCGCCCCTGCTCGGCCAGGCGCTGCTCGATGAGCGCTATGGCAGCACGCGCGCGATGTACGTGCGCACCACCGCGCTGGTCACCAACCTGGCCGTGCACTTCAAGCTCGGGCGCGAGAACGCCCTGGCCTGGGTGACCACGCTGGATCAGGGCCGGCCGGTGGCCGACGCCAGCGTGCGCGTGTCCGACTGCAAGGGCAAGACCCTGGCCACGGCGCGCACCGGCGCCGACGGCATCGCGCGGCTCGAGGGGCTCTCGCCCGAGGCGCCGTCCTGCGACGGCCCGAACTACTGGCGCCAGGCCTATTTCGTGAGTGCGCGCGCGCAGGACGACCTGGCCTTCACCTGGAGCGACTGGCAGCGCGGCATAGAGCCCTGGCGCTTCAATCTGCCGATCAGCACATCGCCCGCGGCCGACAGCGTGGCGCACACCGTGTTCGACCGCACCCTGGTGCGCGCCGGCGAGACGGTGTCGATGAAGCACCTGCTGCGCGAGCAAAACGGCCAGGGCCTGGCGCTGCCGCGCGAGCGCCCCAACCAGTTGATCATCACCCACGTGGGCAGCGGCCAGCAGTTTCGCCAGCCGCTGCACTGGCAGAGCACGCCCACCGGCGGCTTGAGCGCGCTCAGCAGCTTTGCGCTTGCGCCCGCGGCACATCTTGGCCAATACCAGGTGAACCTGGGCTGGAGCCAGGGCGGGCGCCAGTTCGAGGGCGGCAGCTTTCGGGTCGAAGAGTTTCGCCTGCCGGTGTTCGAGGGGCGCATAGCGCCGGTGGCCAGTGGTCCGCTGGTGCGCGTCGGCGCGCTGCCCACGGCGGTGCAGGTGGCCTATGTCTCGGGCGGGCCGGCGGCGCAACTGCCGGTGCGGGTGTCGGCCGTGCTGCGCGAGCGCTCGGTCGACTTCGAGGACTACCCCGGCTTCAGCTTCAGCGCGCCGCAGGAGCGCGCGGGCGACGGCGAGGACGACGGTGATGCGCCCGAGCCCGCGCCGCGCCAGCGCGTGGTGGCCGACAAGCTTGCGCTGACGCTGGACGACAGCGGCAGCGGCCAGGTGACGCTGCCCGAGCTGCCGCCTTCGCGCCAGCCGCAGGAGCTGCTGCTCGAAGCCGATTACGCCGACCCCAATGGCGAGATCCAGACCCTGCGCAGCACGCAAACGCTCTGGCCCGCGGCGGTGGTCGCGGGCATCAAGACCGAGGGCTGGGCGTCTTCGGGCGAGCGGGTGCGCTTTCGCGCGCTGGCGCTGGACCTGGACGGCAATGTGCTCAAGGGCGTGCCGCTGAGCGTGCAGGCGCTGGCGCGCTCTACCACCACCAGCCGCAAACGCCTGGTGGGAGGCTTCTACAGCTACGACAACCGCAAGCAGACGCAGGATCTGGGCACGGTCTGCACCGGCGTGAGCGACAAGCGCGGCCTGGTGCTGTGCGAGGCCAAGCTCAGCCAGCCCGGCGAGGTGCAACTGGTGGCCACCGCGCGCGACAAGGACGGCAACGAAGCCCAGGCGGCGACATCGCTGTGGATCACGCGCCAGGGCGAGCTGTGGTTCGGCGGCGAAGACCACGACCGCATCGACCTGCTGCCCGAAAAGCGCGAGTACGCGCCGGGCGACACCGCGCGCCTGCAGGTGCGCATGCCGTTTCGCCACGCCACGGCGCTGGTCAGCGTGGAGCGCGAGGGCATTCTGGCCACGCAGGTGATGGAGCTCGACGGCAAGGATCCGACGATAGAACTCAAGATCGACGAGCGCTGGAGCCCGAACGTCTATGTGAGCGCCCTGGTGCTGCGCGGGCGCCTGCGCGAGGTGCCCTGGTACAGCTTCTTCACCTGGGGCTTCAAGTCGCCGCGCCAGTGGTGGCGGGCGTTTCGCGAGGAAGGCAAGCAATACATCCCGCCTACCGCCATGGTCGACCTGTCGCGCCCGGCGTTTCGCCTGGGTGCGGCCGAGCTGCGCGTAGGCACGGCCGCGCACCGCATCGACGTCAAGCTCACGACCGACCAGCCCAGCTACCAGGTGCGCGGCAAGGCAAAGGTGACGGTGCAGGCCACGCTGCCCGACGGCAAGCCGGCAGCCCATGCGCAGGTGGCGCTGGCGGCGGTGGACAAGGCGCTGCTCGAGCTCATGCCCAACACCAGCTGGAATCTGCTGCAGGCCATGCTGCAGCGGCGCTACTGGGGCGTGAGCACCTCGACCGCGCAGATGGAGATCATCGGGCGGCGCCACTACGGCAAGAAGGCCGCGCCCGCGGGCGGCGGCGGAGGCCATGCGCAGACGCGCGAGCTGCTCGACACCCTGCTGCTGTGGCAGCCCATGATCGAGCTCGACGCCGATGGCCGGGCGCAGGTGCAGGTGCCGCTCAACGATGCGCTCACCACCTTCGAGATCGCCGCCGTGGCCGACGCCGGTGTGGCCTTGTTCGGCACCGGCAAGACGAGTGTGCGCGTCACCCAGGACTTGCAAATCATCAGCGGCCTGCCGCCGCTGGTGCGCGAGGGCGACCACTTTCGCGCGCAGTTCACCCTGCGCAACACCACGGAGCAGCCGATGAAGGTGCAGGTGACGCCGCGCGCCACGCTGCTCGAACTGCCGGCCCAGAGCGTGGAGCTGGCCCCCGGCCAGGCGCGCGAACTGGGCTGGGACGTGACCGCGCCGGCGCAGCTTGGCCAGACGCGCCTGCAGGAGCTGCTCTGGGAGATCAGCGCGCGCGACACCCTGGGCCAGGCCCACGACGCGCTCAAGCTCAGCCAGCGCCTGCTGCCCGCGGTGCCGCTGAGCGTGCAGCAGGCCACGCTCACCCAGTTGAGCGACAGCCTCACGCTGCCCGTGGCCGCGCCGCGCGACGCGCTGCCCGGGCGCGGCGGCATCAAGCTGGCGCTGCAGCCCAAGCTGGCAGAGGGACTGCCCGGCGTGCGCGACTGGTGGGCCAACTATCCCTACAGTTGTCTGGAGCAGCTCGCGAGCAAGGCCGTGGGCATGGACGACGGCGCAGCCTGGCGCGTGCTCATGGCGCAACTGCCCACCTATCTCGATGAGGACGGCCTGGCGTATTACTTCGCGCCGCGCAGCGGCATCACGCACCGCGGCAGCGACACCCTCACCGCCTACCTGCTGGCCATGTCCAGCGAGGCGGCGCGCCTGAACCCGGCGTTCGCGCTGCCGGCCGAATCGCTGCAGGCCATGCAGGCGGGTCTGACGGCCTTTGTCGAAGGCCGGCTGGAACGGCGTTTCTGGAGCCCGCGCAAAGACCTGGAGCTGCGCAAGCTCGCCGCGATCGAGGCCTTGTCGCGCTACGGCAAGGCCGACGCGCGCTGGCTGCGCAGCATCACCATCGCGCCCAACCAGTGGCCCACGCATGCGGTGATCGACTGGGTCAACATCCTGCAACGCGTGCACGGCGTGCCGCGGCAGCAGGAGCAACTGGCGCAGGCCATGCAGGTGCTGCGCGCCCGCCTGTCCTGGCAGGGCACGCGGGCAGGCTTCAGCACCGACCAGAGCGACTACTGGTGGTGGCTGATGCAAAACGGCGACGTCAACCTGGCGCGGCTCATGCTTACCGTGATGGACGATCCGGCGTGGGCCCAAGACATGGGGCGCCTGGCCAACGGCTTCATCGCGCGCCAGCAGGGCGGGGCCTGGCACACCACCACCGCCAACCTCTGGGGCGCGCTGGCGCTGCAGGCCTTCAGCGCCAAGTTCGAGTCCGAGCCGGTCACGGGCGTCACCCGCGCCGCCCTGGGCGAGGCGCAGGCGCGCGTGGATTGGAGCCGCGTGGTGCGCGCCAAGGCGAGCGACGAGGGCGGCGCGCGCCACCAGACGAGCTGGTTCGGCGCGCCCGCGGCCGCTTCCAACTGGCTGAACAACACCATGTTCCTGCCCTGGGGCAAGGACGCGACCCAGGGTGAGCTGCGCCTGAACCACCTGGGCGGCGGCAAGCCCTGGCTCACGGTGCAGTCGCTGGCGGCGGTGGCGCTCAAGGCGCCGTTCAGCGCCGGCTACAGCGTGCAGCGCAGCGTGGAAACCGTGCGCCGCGCCGATGGGGCGAGCGCGCCGGACCAGTACGCGCGCGGCGACGTGCTGCGCGTCACGCTCAAGGTGCGGGCCCAGACCGACATGAGCTGGGTGGTCATCACCGACCCGGTGCCGGGCGGCGCCACCATCCTCGGCAGCGGCCTGGGGCGCGACTCCGAGATCGCCACCGGCGATGAAGAGGGCAGCGGCCAGGCTTGGCTGGCCTTCGTCGAGCGCTCTTTCGAGGCCTACCGCGCCTATTACGAATACCTGCCCAAGGGCGAGATCACGCTGCAATACACGCTCCGGCTGAACAATGCCGGCAGCTTTGCCTTGCCTCCGACCCGGGTCGAAGCGCTTTATGCTCCGGAGATGTTCGGCGAGGCACCCAACGCGCCGCTGCGGGTGGCGCCGCCCGCCCCGGCCAAGCCCTGA
- a CDS encoding EAL domain-containing protein, whose protein sequence is MGHWLAGAGVLLAGLLLAWTLAHRQQLANERMAAERFGQAVTATTEALSRRLEACSAIVAGVRDLFAVDPDLDWRRFDRVLQARGFRAHYPELRTLSFTRVVAAQDLPAMEERLRAQARQAGQPPPEEPIHPKLQAREHFIIEYLWPRDLSLGMWGLDINARPTSLQALLSARETGMPVLSGPLQLSEMPYEREAFTLRYPVFGTAPGVADGAPAFIGTVAATVRVSEMLDALRYSGVLRGIALRLRDAGSTAAPLAPGAAVFLGETADMQERWNSSPLRQQASLQMLGRRWELTYVPTQPLLSASEAVLPQWVGAAGAAAALWLALGVALLLRQRAQALQRAERAEDLRRSSEHRLSAMFSQTAVGVATIDVQTLKFERVNRKFCEILGYTPQEILQLDVHAVSDSRDAEANDRLRRQLRNGEISAFHLERRMRRKDGSFVWTDLTVSPVVRDGGAPLYNIGVVQDITERRAMRDELAASEQRLRAILDHLPVGIAMWQRGKGMVYRNRHFAEVTGYTRERLSTSAQWWQMAYPEPAARERAQTLWKTRCERAETRDGVIEWGEYEVCCADGQTKPLGISGVMFKDAQLVIVEDLSGRKAAQDEINFLACYDALTGLANRRLLLERMKHVLAASAASGRSGALLMLDLDHFKTLNETRGHARGDALLRQVATRLRNCLGEQDMLARHGDDEFVIVLVGAHDTRDLAAVHARALAERVLSALRAPFMLDGGHYHTTASVGAVVFQGEGEPADALLQQVDMAMYQAKEAGRDAVRFYDPQIQSRVQARASLERDLRHALERGQFELHYQAQVQGGRITGAEALLRWHHPVQGYVAPTQFIALAEQTGLIVGIGDWVLRSACAQLALWAGEPALAPLTLAVNISPRQFSQSDFAAQVLAALAGSGANARRLELELTEGLLLQDVEDTIAKMMQLKAYGVDFSLDDFGTGYSSLSYLKRLPLDQLKIDQSFVRDVLLDPNDAAIARTIVALGHSLGLRVIAEGVETVAQRDFLRQHGCEAWQGYLFSKPLPLAQFEALVRAGAPLS, encoded by the coding sequence ATGGGTCATTGGCTTGCGGGCGCAGGCGTGCTGCTTGCGGGTCTGCTGCTTGCCTGGACGCTCGCGCACCGCCAGCAGCTTGCCAACGAGCGCATGGCGGCCGAGCGCTTCGGCCAGGCAGTGACGGCCACCACCGAGGCGCTCAGCCGCCGGCTGGAGGCCTGCTCCGCCATCGTCGCCGGCGTGCGCGACCTGTTTGCGGTCGACCCAGATCTGGACTGGCGGCGTTTTGACCGGGTATTGCAGGCGCGCGGCTTTCGCGCCCACTACCCCGAGCTGCGCACCCTGAGCTTCACGCGCGTGGTGGCCGCGCAAGACCTGCCGGCCATGGAGGAGCGCCTGCGCGCCCAGGCGCGGCAGGCGGGCCAGCCGCCGCCCGAGGAGCCGATACACCCGAAGCTGCAGGCGCGCGAACACTTCATCATCGAATACCTCTGGCCGCGCGATCTGTCGCTCGGCATGTGGGGCCTGGACATCAACGCCCGGCCCACCAGCCTGCAGGCCTTGCTCAGCGCGCGCGAGACGGGCATGCCGGTGCTCTCCGGCCCGCTGCAACTCAGCGAGATGCCCTACGAGCGCGAAGCCTTCACGCTGCGCTACCCGGTGTTCGGTACCGCGCCCGGCGTGGCGGACGGCGCGCCCGCCTTCATCGGCACGGTGGCGGCGACGGTGCGCGTGAGCGAGATGCTCGACGCGCTGCGCTACAGCGGGGTATTGCGCGGCATTGCGCTGCGCCTGCGGGACGCAGGCAGTACGGCGGCGCCGCTGGCGCCCGGCGCGGCGGTCTTCCTCGGCGAGACGGCGGACATGCAGGAGCGCTGGAACAGCTCGCCCCTGCGCCAGCAGGCCAGCCTGCAGATGCTCGGGCGGCGCTGGGAGCTCACCTATGTGCCCACGCAGCCGCTGCTCTCGGCCTCCGAGGCGGTGCTGCCGCAGTGGGTGGGCGCCGCCGGCGCGGCGGCGGCGCTGTGGCTGGCGCTGGGCGTGGCGCTGCTGCTGCGCCAGCGCGCGCAGGCGCTGCAGCGTGCCGAGCGCGCCGAAGACCTGCGCCGCAGCTCCGAGCACCGGCTGAGCGCGATGTTCTCCCAGACCGCGGTGGGCGTGGCGACGATCGACGTGCAGACGCTCAAGTTCGAGCGCGTAAACCGCAAGTTCTGCGAGATCCTCGGCTATACCCCGCAAGAGATCCTGCAACTGGACGTGCATGCCGTCTCCGACAGCCGCGACGCCGAGGCCAACGACCGTCTGCGCCGCCAGCTCAGAAACGGGGAGATTTCTGCATTCCACCTGGAGCGGCGCATGCGCCGCAAGGACGGCTCCTTCGTCTGGACCGACCTTACCGTCTCGCCCGTGGTGCGCGACGGCGGCGCGCCGCTATACAACATCGGCGTGGTGCAGGACATCACCGAGCGGCGCGCGATGCGCGACGAACTGGCCGCGAGCGAGCAGCGCCTGCGCGCCATCCTGGACCACCTGCCGGTGGGCATCGCGATGTGGCAGCGCGGCAAGGGCATGGTCTACCGCAACCGCCACTTTGCCGAAGTCACAGGCTACACCCGCGAGCGCCTGAGCACCAGCGCGCAGTGGTGGCAGATGGCCTACCCCGAGCCCGCGGCGCGCGAGCGCGCCCAGACGCTGTGGAAGACACGCTGCGAACGCGCCGAGACGCGCGACGGTGTCATCGAATGGGGCGAGTACGAGGTGTGCTGCGCCGACGGCCAGACCAAGCCCCTGGGCATATCGGGCGTGATGTTCAAGGACGCGCAGCTGGTCATCGTCGAAGACCTCAGCGGGCGCAAGGCGGCGCAGGACGAAATCAACTTCCTGGCCTGCTACGACGCGCTGACCGGTCTGGCCAACCGCCGGCTGCTGCTCGAGCGCATGAAGCACGTGCTTGCCGCAAGCGCCGCCAGTGGCCGCAGCGGCGCGCTCTTGATGCTGGACCTGGACCACTTCAAGACGCTCAACGAAACCCGTGGCCATGCGCGCGGCGACGCGCTCTTGCGCCAGGTGGCCACGCGCCTGCGCAACTGCCTGGGCGAGCAGGACATGCTGGCGCGCCACGGCGACGACGAATTCGTCATCGTGCTGGTCGGCGCGCACGACACGCGCGACCTGGCCGCAGTGCATGCGCGCGCGCTGGCCGAGCGCGTGCTCTCGGCGCTGCGCGCGCCCTTCATGCTCGACGGCGGGCACTACCACACGACGGCCAGCGTGGGCGCGGTGGTGTTCCAGGGCGAGGGCGAACCGGCGGACGCGCTCTTGCAGCAGGTGGACATGGCGATGTACCAGGCCAAGGAGGCCGGGCGCGACGCGGTGCGCTTTTACGACCCGCAGATCCAGAGCCGCGTGCAGGCGCGCGCGAGCCTGGAGCGCGACCTGCGCCATGCGCTCGAGCGCGGCCAGTTCGAGCTGCACTACCAGGCCCAGGTGCAGGGCGGGCGCATCACCGGCGCCGAGGCGCTGCTGCGCTGGCACCATCCGGTGCAGGGCTATGTGGCGCCGACGCAGTTCATCGCGCTGGCCGAGCAGACCGGGCTGATCGTCGGCATAGGCGACTGGGTGCTGCGCAGCGCCTGCGCGCAGCTGGCGCTATGGGCGGGCGAGCCGGCGCTTGCGCCGCTCACGCTCGCGGTGAACATCAGCCCGCGCCAGTTCTCGCAAAGCGACTTCGCCGCACAGGTGCTGGCGGCGCTGGCCGGCAGCGGCGCCAACGCCCGGCGGCTGGAGCTGGAACTGACCGAAGGCCTGCTGCTGCAAGACGTGGAAGACACCATCGCCAAGATGATGCAGCTCAAGGCCTACGGGGTGGATTTCTCGCTCGACGACTTTGGCACCGGCTACTCCTCGCTGTCCTACCTCAAGCGCCTGCCGCTCGACCAGCTCAAGATCGACCAGAGCTTCGTGCGCGACGTGCTGCTCGACCCCAACGACGCGGCGATTGCGCGCACCATCGTCGCGCTCGGTCACAGCCTGGGCCTGCGCGTGATTGCCGAGGGCGTCGAGACCGTGGCCCAGCGCGACTTCCTGCGCCAGCACGGCTGCGAAGCCTGGCAGGGCTATCTGTTCAGCAAGCCGCTGCCGCTGGCCCAGTTCGAAGCCCTGGTGCGCGCCGGCGCGCCCCTGTCATGA